The following DNA comes from Paenibacillus crassostreae.
GTGAAAGGTGGGAAGCTCTAATGGCTATTCATTATGAAAAAGAGGTCGGCTCTTCTAGCGTGGAGCAGTTATTCGTCTATGAGTCCGGCAATGAAATGGCTGCCTATGCAGCACAACAAATTAATTATCACGTGATGGGTTATTTTCCAATCTCCCCCTCAACGGAGGTGGCGCAATATCTAGATTTAATGAAAGCTAATGGTCATCATGATATAAAGTTGATTCCTTCAGATGGAGAACATAGTTCTGCTGGGATATGTTTCGGGGCATCAACAGCAGGTGGACGTGTATTTAACGCAACCAGTGCTAATGGTTACATGTTTATGCTAGAACAGATGCCTGTGCAGTCAGGGTCACGATTCCCGATGGTCATGAATCTAGTGTGCCGATCGATCTCTGGTCCGCTAAATATTCATGGTGATCACTCGGATTTGTATTTCTCATTAAATACAGGTTGGCCTATCTTAATGTGTCGTGATCCGCAGTCAGTCTACGATATGAATCTGATTGCCCTAAAACTAGCTGAGCATCAAGACGTTCGCCTTCCTGTCTTAGTAGCATCAGATGGATACTTCACATCACATCAGAAGCGTCGTGTACAGGTGTTCGCACATCGTGAGGATGTTTATAAGTTAGTGGGAGAAAAGCCGCCAGAGGGCTACGCCAATACGTTAGATCGCGAGAACCCGATTACCGTCGGTCCATATATGAATGAACCTGACTATATTAATAATAAATATCAGCAGTCACAAGCTATGTATAATGCCGGCGAAGTATTCGAAGAGATAGCTAAAGAATACAAGCAATTAACAGGGCGAGAATATGAAATGCTAGATATGTATCGTATGGATGATGCTGAAGTAGCTGTATTCCTTTTGAACTCAGCATCTGAGATTATCAAGGATGTTGTAGATCAGCTTCGCACCCAAGGAATCAAGGCAGGCTCGATTGCACCTAATATGATCCGTCCTTTTCCACAGAAGCAAATTGCTGAAGCTTTGAAGCATGTGAAGGCGATCACGGTAGGTGATCGAGCAGATTCATATGGAGCTCATGGAGGGAATATGGTGAATGAAGTGAAGGCAGCTCTGTTCACTTATGGTAACACGACGACCCAAGTCGTCAGTCGGATCTATGGATTGGGTGGCAAAGAGTTCTATGCCGAGGATGGCCATCAGTTATTTAAGTTGGCTATAGAAGCGGTAGAGAAGGGCGCTGTAGAGGTTGCATTTGACTATTATGGCCATACGGTGGGAGAAGCATCTAAGGCTCCTCAGCGTGTTCTAAAGCCTATGAGATTCGAGGATCTGAAGACGGGTCTAATTACTGTGAAGAAGGATGAAGAGACAGGTAAATTAAGTGTGAGAATTCCCCCTCTGCGTTCACTTACAAAGAAGCCTAAACGTTTAGCACCAGGGCATGGTGCTTGTCCAGGATGTGGGATCTTCTCAGGGCTTGAAACGTTCTTCAAAGGAATAGAAGGAGATATTATTGCGTTGTATCATACGGGATGTGCGATGGTTACAACTACAGGTTATCCTTATTCTGCGCATAAAGCGACTTATATCCATAATTTATTCCAGAATGGGGCTGCAACCTTATCAGGTGTTGTGGAAATGTTCTGGGAACGCAAGCGACGTGGTGAATTAGATCATCTGGGATTAAAAGAGGACTTCACGTTTGTTATGGTTACCGGTGACGGCGGTATGGATATTGGAATGGGGCCTGCGATTGGGGCAGCGATGCGGAATCATAAAATGATCATTATTGAGTACGATAATGAGGGATATATGAATACTGGAGCGCAACAATCCTATTCAACGCCGATCGGAAACCGAACTTCTACTTCAAATATTGGGACGAACCAACAAGGGAAGACGACGCAACATAAAGATACTGCACAAATTATGGTAGCAACGAATATTCCTTATGTATTTACGGGTTCGGAGGCATTTCCTCAGGATTTAGTGAAGAAAGCAGCCAAAGCTCAATATTATGCTCAGAATGAAGGATTGGTGTATGGTAAAATACTAATTGCCTGCCCACTGAACTGGTTATCCAACGATAACGAGGGAACGCAGATTGTGAATGCAGCAGTAGAAACTTGTTTCTTCCCACTCTATGAGGTAGAGCATGGATGTACCAATATTACACATAACCCAGAAACTAAGAACAATAAGGTTGAGCTTCGTGAATGGCTGAAATGGATGGGCAAAACACGTCATTTACTTAAACCAGAGAATGAAGCTGCATATCTTAGTTTCCAGAATGAAGTTGATCGACGCTGGAATGTATTAAAAGCTAAGCACGAAAATCCTTACTTATAATGTACTTTCAAATAAAGAAGGCTTCACACTGGGTGGAGCCTTCTT
Coding sequences within:
- a CDS encoding thiamine pyrophosphate-dependent enzyme, whose protein sequence is MAIHYEKEVGSSSVEQLFVYESGNEMAAYAAQQINYHVMGYFPISPSTEVAQYLDLMKANGHHDIKLIPSDGEHSSAGICFGASTAGGRVFNATSANGYMFMLEQMPVQSGSRFPMVMNLVCRSISGPLNIHGDHSDLYFSLNTGWPILMCRDPQSVYDMNLIALKLAEHQDVRLPVLVASDGYFTSHQKRRVQVFAHREDVYKLVGEKPPEGYANTLDRENPITVGPYMNEPDYINNKYQQSQAMYNAGEVFEEIAKEYKQLTGREYEMLDMYRMDDAEVAVFLLNSASEIIKDVVDQLRTQGIKAGSIAPNMIRPFPQKQIAEALKHVKAITVGDRADSYGAHGGNMVNEVKAALFTYGNTTTQVVSRIYGLGGKEFYAEDGHQLFKLAIEAVEKGAVEVAFDYYGHTVGEASKAPQRVLKPMRFEDLKTGLITVKKDEETGKLSVRIPPLRSLTKKPKRLAPGHGACPGCGIFSGLETFFKGIEGDIIALYHTGCAMVTTTGYPYSAHKATYIHNLFQNGAATLSGVVEMFWERKRRGELDHLGLKEDFTFVMVTGDGGMDIGMGPAIGAAMRNHKMIIIEYDNEGYMNTGAQQSYSTPIGNRTSTSNIGTNQQGKTTQHKDTAQIMVATNIPYVFTGSEAFPQDLVKKAAKAQYYAQNEGLVYGKILIACPLNWLSNDNEGTQIVNAAVETCFFPLYEVEHGCTNITHNPETKNNKVELREWLKWMGKTRHLLKPENEAAYLSFQNEVDRRWNVLKAKHENPYL